From the genome of Geothrix sp. 21YS21S-4, one region includes:
- a CDS encoding response regulator → MDDEPLTLQGLQRALRGLRHQWEMEFVSTPREAMARMEREPFDVVMTDIRMEEMEGPEFLKWVMEHHPGTVRLVLSGNLDHSSALRCVGVSHQFIAKPCNPDFLKHVLIQTSTLGDALANQAVAEFAAGIDHLPALPPLYRDVCARLEDGDAGPEELGRLVEKDPGMASAILKVVNSSYFGLRKKVVGIPDAVMHLGTEALKGLLLQTGLFQGLGRFESTPFNVNHMWAHTIHVAQTARQLSVLAGAPREVQEAAFTGGLLHDAGILVMGSRFPEEYQRVSALIQDEGLLLSSAEYEVFGVSHGEVGAYLLSMWGLPDEVIRPVVWHHLPNFESSRIFTPTVAVHLADSFSGGHAYHALFGTAKMDELYLDSIGLGEMARRWSDTFGR, encoded by the coding sequence GTGGATGACGAGCCCCTGACCCTCCAGGGACTCCAGCGGGCACTCCGCGGCCTGCGCCACCAGTGGGAGATGGAGTTCGTCTCCACCCCCCGCGAGGCCATGGCGCGGATGGAGCGCGAGCCCTTCGACGTGGTGATGACGGATATCCGGATGGAGGAGATGGAGGGACCCGAATTCCTGAAGTGGGTCATGGAGCACCATCCCGGGACGGTGCGGCTGGTCCTCTCCGGCAACCTGGACCACAGCTCGGCCCTCCGATGCGTCGGGGTGAGCCATCAGTTCATCGCCAAGCCCTGCAACCCCGACTTCCTGAAGCACGTCCTGATCCAAACCAGCACCCTGGGGGACGCCCTTGCCAATCAGGCCGTCGCCGAGTTCGCCGCGGGCATCGACCACCTGCCCGCCCTCCCGCCGCTGTACCGGGACGTGTGCGCCCGCCTGGAGGATGGGGACGCGGGTCCCGAGGAACTGGGGCGGCTGGTGGAGAAGGACCCGGGAATGGCCTCGGCCATCCTCAAGGTCGTCAATTCCTCCTATTTCGGCCTGCGGAAGAAGGTGGTGGGAATCCCGGACGCCGTCATGCACCTGGGGACCGAGGCCCTCAAGGGGCTGCTCCTCCAGACCGGCCTCTTCCAGGGGCTGGGCCGCTTCGAATCCACTCCTTTCAACGTGAACCACATGTGGGCCCACACGATCCACGTGGCCCAGACCGCCCGCCAGCTGTCCGTCCTCGCGGGCGCCCCGCGGGAAGTGCAGGAGGCCGCCTTCACGGGAGGGCTGCTGCACGACGCGGGAATCCTGGTGATGGGCTCTCGCTTCCCCGAGGAATACCAGCGGGTGAGCGCGCTGATCCAGGATGAAGGGCTGCTGCTCTCCAGCGCCGAGTACGAGGTCTTCGGCGTGTCGCACGGGGAAGTGGGGGCCTACCTCCTCAGCATGTGGGGCCTGCCCGACGAGGTCATCCGCCCCGTGGTGTGGCATCACCTCCCCAATTTCGAGAGCTCCCGGATCTTCACCCCCACGGTGGCCGTCCACCTGGCGGACAGCTTTTCCGGGGGCCACGCGTACCACGCCCTGTTCGGCACCGCCAAGATGGACGAGCTCTACCTGGATTCCATCGGCCTGGGAGAAATGGCGCGGCGCTGGAGCGACACCTTCGGGCGGTGA
- a CDS encoding PilZ domain-containing protein — translation MDDPAQIRKALLDLLQAEAEFPIKVEGTHTLPYTASVKHLDQENGLLHLRLIRPLPHEMAAGAPFEMLFALGDQRFEAPITFMGRESYLLYRFTLPTQMVQSDRRAHKRYPFRPREKAYVTAQDAGWPGYGLAGPLVNLSLGGLAFRVDRILRLDDHLRVTPGTGFFERGKELPQLKIRDLPKHPLFEGRGRVANAWERDGEITVGVQFMDLKDSELRLLQDVITIREQMQKASSVSGPSAPAPRPGAKAEVAQGPATRMDPAGALTPDALLRLRRRSAPVILALRPGTDREGLLAVLAGAGYLRLEVAASLDAARDLLRANQGAPGRLLLVEAAEGAPPLEELRALLGDRGDLGIALLHREAPLPETAEPFLRPVEWPAAAETAWLLVLDELAGF, via the coding sequence GTGGATGACCCCGCACAGATCCGCAAGGCTCTGCTCGATCTTCTGCAGGCCGAGGCGGAGTTCCCCATCAAGGTGGAGGGCACCCATACCCTCCCCTACACCGCGTCCGTCAAGCACCTGGATCAGGAAAATGGGCTGCTCCACCTTCGGCTCATCCGGCCCCTGCCCCATGAAATGGCGGCCGGGGCGCCCTTCGAGATGCTGTTCGCCCTGGGGGACCAGCGGTTCGAGGCCCCCATCACGTTCATGGGCCGGGAATCCTACCTGCTGTACCGCTTCACGCTGCCCACCCAGATGGTCCAGTCGGACCGGCGCGCCCACAAGCGCTACCCCTTCCGCCCCCGGGAGAAGGCCTACGTCACGGCCCAGGACGCGGGCTGGCCGGGCTACGGGCTGGCGGGGCCCCTCGTGAATCTCTCCCTGGGCGGCCTGGCCTTCCGCGTGGACCGGATCCTGCGGCTGGACGACCACCTGCGGGTGACGCCGGGCACGGGCTTCTTCGAGCGCGGGAAGGAACTGCCCCAGTTGAAGATCCGGGACCTTCCCAAGCACCCCCTGTTCGAGGGGCGAGGCCGAGTGGCCAACGCCTGGGAACGGGACGGAGAGATCACGGTGGGCGTCCAGTTCATGGACCTGAAGGATTCGGAACTGCGGCTGCTCCAGGACGTGATCACCATCCGCGAGCAGATGCAGAAGGCCTCCAGCGTCTCCGGGCCCTCCGCGCCGGCGCCGCGCCCGGGAGCGAAGGCGGAGGTGGCCCAGGGGCCCGCCACCCGCATGGATCCCGCGGGCGCCCTCACGCCCGACGCGCTCCTCCGCCTGCGACGGCGGAGCGCGCCCGTCATCCTCGCCCTGCGGCCGGGCACAGACCGAGAAGGCCTCCTGGCAGTCCTGGCCGGGGCCGGCTACCTCCGGCTGGAGGTCGCGGCCTCCCTCGATGCGGCCCGGGACCTGCTCCGGGCCAACCAGGGTGCTCCGGGCCGGCTTTTGCTCGTGGAAGCGGCGGAAGGCGCACCGCCCCTCGAGGAGCTGCGTGCGCTGCTGGGGGACCGCGGGGATCTGGGCATCGCGCTCCTTCATCGCGAGGCTCCCCTGCCGGAAACGGCGGAGCCCTTCCTTCGCCCCGTGGAGTGGCCCGCCGCCGCCGAAACCGCCTGGCTGCTCGTGCTGGATGAGCTCGCGGGGTTCTGA
- the ychF gene encoding redox-regulated ATPase YchF: MAVACGIVGLPNVGKSTLFNALTRAGAASANYPFCTIEPNTGVVDVPDPRLAALADIVKPQRILPAAQEFVDIAGLVRGASKGEGLGNAFLGHIRETDAIVQVVRCFEDGNVTHVEGGVNPERDLGIIETELVIKDLDGVEKGLERHRKVAKTGNKESQALVVVLERLYAALNDGNWASTAGLSAEDRALVKSYGLLTLKPTLFVGNIGEEDIRNPEGNAHYRKLQELAAARHAPCIPICSKLEAEIQDLPEEDRPLFLEEAGLSEPGLNVLIHASYDLLGLQTYFTAGVKEVRAWTIRKGDTAPQAAGVIHTDFEKGFIRAQVIAYDDFIQARGEQGAKDAGKMRTEGKEYVVKDGDVMHFLFNV; the protein is encoded by the coding sequence ATGGCTGTCGCCTGTGGCATCGTGGGTCTACCCAACGTGGGAAAGTCCACCCTTTTCAATGCCCTCACCCGCGCGGGCGCGGCGTCGGCCAACTATCCCTTCTGCACCATCGAGCCCAACACCGGCGTCGTGGACGTGCCGGATCCGCGCCTGGCGGCCCTCGCCGACATCGTGAAGCCCCAGCGCATCCTGCCCGCGGCCCAGGAATTCGTGGACATCGCGGGCCTGGTGCGGGGCGCCAGCAAGGGCGAGGGGCTGGGGAACGCCTTCCTGGGCCACATCCGGGAGACGGACGCCATCGTGCAGGTGGTGCGCTGCTTCGAGGACGGAAACGTCACCCACGTGGAGGGCGGCGTAAACCCCGAGCGGGACCTGGGGATCATCGAAACCGAGCTGGTGATCAAGGATCTCGATGGCGTGGAGAAGGGCCTGGAGCGGCATCGCAAGGTGGCCAAAACCGGCAACAAGGAATCCCAGGCGCTGGTGGTCGTCCTGGAGCGCCTCTACGCCGCGCTGAACGACGGGAACTGGGCCAGCACCGCGGGCCTCTCCGCGGAGGACCGCGCCCTCGTGAAGTCCTACGGCCTGCTCACCCTCAAGCCCACCCTGTTCGTGGGGAACATCGGGGAAGAGGACATCCGGAACCCCGAAGGCAATGCCCACTACCGGAAGCTCCAGGAACTGGCCGCCGCGCGCCACGCCCCCTGCATCCCCATCTGCTCCAAGCTGGAAGCCGAGATCCAGGATCTTCCGGAAGAGGACCGTCCCCTCTTCCTGGAGGAAGCCGGGCTGTCGGAGCCGGGCCTCAACGTCCTGATCCACGCCAGCTACGACCTCCTGGGACTCCAGACCTACTTCACCGCCGGCGTGAAGGAGGTTCGCGCGTGGACCATCCGCAAGGGCGACACGGCCCCCCAGGCCGCGGGCGTCATCCACACGGACTTCGAGAAGGGCTTCATCCGGGCCCAGGTCATCGCCTACGACGATTTCATCCAGGCCCGGGGGGAGCAGGGCGCCAAGGACGCAGGAAAGATGCGGACCGAGGGAAAGGAATATGTCGTGAAGGACGGCGACGTGATGCACTTCCTGTTCAACGTCTGA
- a CDS encoding acetyl-CoA carboxylase biotin carboxyl carrier protein subunit, with amino-acid sequence MIVRAEWPGYVVDVLVRPGQEVEEDEPLMILEGTDVSRTSFYINAPEGGRVREVLIEEGDFAYEDDDLVVIGDSDKDE; translated from the coding sequence ATGATCGTGCGGGCGGAATGGCCGGGGTATGTGGTGGACGTTCTCGTCCGGCCCGGCCAGGAAGTGGAGGAGGACGAGCCCCTGATGATCCTGGAGGGGACGGACGTCTCCCGGACCTCCTTCTACATCAACGCTCCCGAGGGCGGAAGGGTGCGGGAAGTCCTCATCGAAGAGGGGGATTTCGCCTACGAGGATGACGATCTGGTGGTGATCGGCGACTCCGACAAGGACGAATAG
- a CDS encoding acetyl-CoA carboxylase biotin carboxyl carrier protein subunit, which produces MAVVRAEMAGKVLEVCVAQGDAVSEDQDLVIIESMKMQIPVGSPQDGTVQKVFVAADQFLNEGDPIVELS; this is translated from the coding sequence ATGGCCGTGGTGCGAGCCGAAATGGCGGGCAAAGTCCTGGAAGTCTGCGTCGCGCAAGGCGATGCCGTGTCCGAGGACCAGGATCTGGTGATCATCGAGTCCATGAAAATGCAGATTCCGGTGGGCAGTCCCCAGGATGGAACGGTCCAGAAGGTCTTCGTGGCCGCCGACCAGTTCCTGAATGAAGGGGATCCCATCGTCGAACTTTCGTGA
- a CDS encoding biotin/lipoyl-containing protein, whose protein sequence is MRLFVRGMLDAEKMRIPVGSPQEGTVQKVSVKADQFLNEGDPIVELS, encoded by the coding sequence GTGAGGCTTTTCGTGCGCGGAATGCTGGATGCCGAGAAGATGCGGATCCCCGTGGGCAGCCCCCAGGAGGGAACGGTCCAGAAGGTCTCCGTGAAGGCCGACCAGTTCCTGAACGAGGGGGATCCCATCGTCGAGCTTTCGTGA
- a CDS encoding enoyl-CoA hydratase-related protein produces the protein MEIRVEALAGADAGIVLLGLDRPAAKNALGRQLLAEFRQALAGFRADPAVRIVLAHSLVSGVFCAGADLKERAEMSPEEAAAFVQGLRDAFTELEDLPMPVIAALEGAAFGGGLELALAADLRVAGSAAKLGLVETSLAIIPGAGGTQRLPRLIGAARAKELIFTARRLDAEAAGRLGIVDRVVPAGEALAAALELAREILPNGPVALRMAKRAVDRGMDLDRDAALAWERECYAQVLPTRDRLEGLAAFREKRKPHYRGE, from the coding sequence ATGGAAATCCGGGTCGAAGCCCTGGCGGGAGCCGACGCGGGGATCGTTCTTCTGGGCCTCGACCGTCCGGCGGCGAAGAACGCGCTGGGCCGCCAGCTCCTGGCCGAATTCCGGCAGGCCCTCGCGGGCTTTCGCGCGGATCCCGCTGTCCGGATCGTTCTCGCCCATAGCCTGGTTTCCGGCGTCTTCTGCGCGGGGGCGGATCTCAAGGAGCGAGCGGAGATGTCCCCGGAAGAGGCCGCGGCCTTCGTCCAAGGCCTGCGCGACGCCTTCACGGAGCTGGAAGACCTGCCCATGCCCGTGATCGCCGCCCTGGAAGGCGCCGCTTTCGGCGGGGGATTGGAACTGGCGCTGGCGGCGGATCTGCGGGTGGCGGGTTCGGCCGCGAAGTTGGGACTGGTGGAAACCTCGCTCGCCATCATCCCGGGAGCGGGCGGCACCCAGCGTCTCCCGCGGCTGATCGGCGCCGCGCGCGCCAAGGAGCTGATCTTCACCGCCCGGCGCCTGGATGCCGAGGCTGCGGGTCGGTTGGGCATCGTAGACCGCGTCGTGCCCGCGGGCGAGGCCCTGGCCGCGGCGCTGGAATTGGCGCGGGAGATCCTTCCCAATGGTCCTGTGGCCCTGCGGATGGCCAAGCGGGCCGTGGACCGCGGGATGGACCTGGACCGCGACGCCGCCCTGGCCTGGGAGCGGGAATGCTACGCCCAGGTGCTGCCGACGCGGGACCGGCTCGAGGGGCTGGCCGCGTTCCGGGAAAAGCGGAAGCCCCACTACCGCGGGGAATGA
- a CDS encoding SPFH domain-containing protein, whose product MGLMDWGKAQFLDILEWLDDSNDTLAWRFPMRGQEIQNGGQLVVREGQEAVFVNEGQLADVFKPGTHRLTTQNLPVLATLKGWKYGFESPFKSDVYFISTKLYNDLKWGTSNPIMMRDADFGMLRIRAFGIYSIKVVDSATFIRQLVGTNGVYTVPDISEQLRKTIMSRFTDALGEAKIPALDLAAKYDEISDLVRQRLQDEFKTMGLELSKFFVENVSLPEEVEAMMDKRTGVGMMAPVMGAYTQMQVADSIPLAAQNPGGVAGLGMGMGVGFGMGNMMGQQMAGAQQQMGQQTFPAGSSTAAAAPAKSLKEELTDLKELFDGQLISQAEYDTQRTAVLKKHGMG is encoded by the coding sequence ATGGGTCTGATGGACTGGGGCAAAGCCCAATTCCTCGACATTCTCGAATGGCTGGACGACTCCAACGACACGCTCGCGTGGCGCTTCCCCATGCGGGGGCAGGAGATCCAGAACGGCGGCCAGCTCGTGGTGCGGGAGGGCCAGGAGGCCGTCTTCGTCAACGAAGGCCAGCTCGCGGACGTGTTCAAGCCCGGCACCCACCGGCTCACCACCCAGAACCTGCCCGTCCTCGCCACCCTCAAGGGCTGGAAGTACGGCTTTGAGAGCCCCTTCAAGAGCGACGTCTACTTCATCTCGACGAAGCTCTACAACGACCTGAAGTGGGGCACGTCCAATCCCATCATGATGCGGGACGCCGATTTCGGGATGCTGCGCATCCGGGCCTTCGGGATCTACTCCATCAAGGTGGTGGACAGCGCCACCTTCATCCGCCAGCTGGTGGGCACCAACGGCGTCTACACGGTGCCCGACATCTCCGAGCAGCTCCGCAAGACCATCATGAGCCGCTTCACCGATGCCCTGGGCGAGGCCAAGATTCCCGCCCTCGACCTGGCGGCCAAGTACGACGAGATCTCGGACCTGGTGCGCCAGCGGCTCCAGGACGAGTTCAAAACCATGGGCCTGGAGCTGTCCAAGTTCTTCGTGGAGAACGTCAGCCTCCCCGAAGAAGTCGAAGCCATGATGGACAAGCGCACCGGCGTGGGGATGATGGCTCCCGTCATGGGCGCCTACACCCAGATGCAGGTGGCCGACAGCATCCCCCTCGCCGCCCAGAACCCCGGCGGCGTCGCCGGCCTGGGAATGGGCATGGGCGTGGGCTTCGGAATGGGGAACATGATGGGCCAGCAGATGGCCGGCGCCCAGCAGCAGATGGGGCAGCAGACCTTCCCCGCCGGAAGCTCGACCGCGGCGGCGGCACCCGCAAAGTCCCTCAAGGAGGAACTGACGGACCTCAAGGAGCTGTTCGACGGGCAGCTCATCAGCCAGGCCGAGTACGACACCCAGCGGACGGCGGTTCTCAAGAAGCACGGAATGGGTTGA